The following proteins come from a genomic window of candidate division TA06 bacterium:
- a CDS encoding flippase-like domain-containing protein, with translation MREISRRSIITGLRIFLAITIVVGMGVLIFSVKGLTFGDLIKRETWVVLARPGTWAEVGRDLVRALRSMRIGFLVLATAFMMGRLYMDILRVQILSKAAGKWMPFRSSAEFNVGGLFLAAVTPFQSGGVPLQLYICRRLGLSIGAGGAVIVFRGVLSAIVFVLVLPIMILFFKEFLVGPVVRPLGRYLIVLYAVMFSLLLLALFRPGGMKRHLLMFDSYLRIKRIVRTDRFERFYMKLFEQIEEFRKSARDYFGRRKALLGAAFLLSCGAVVLNASIAPAILYGLGQTPSVAASFILAVLLLYILAFVPTPGASGFAEVGAYSLFFFLIERNLLGVFVLLWRFFTLYLGAFLGGVLLLRMLRGGVSVGSVFSQSSQTRG, from the coding sequence TTGAGAGAGATAAGCAGACGGTCAATCATAACGGGCTTGAGAATATTTCTGGCCATCACCATAGTCGTGGGAATGGGTGTTCTTATCTTCAGTGTCAAGGGTCTAACGTTTGGTGACCTTATCAAGAGAGAGACATGGGTTGTATTGGCCAGGCCCGGGACGTGGGCAGAGGTTGGCAGAGACCTGGTGCGGGCTCTGCGGAGTATGAGAATAGGTTTTCTTGTGCTTGCCACAGCCTTTATGATGGGAAGGCTCTACATGGACATACTGAGGGTTCAAATACTGAGTAAGGCAGCAGGAAAGTGGATGCCTTTCCGCTCGAGTGCTGAGTTCAATGTGGGAGGGCTCTTCCTGGCCGCAGTCACACCTTTTCAGTCTGGAGGGGTTCCACTTCAGCTCTATATCTGCCGAAGGTTGGGGCTTTCCATAGGAGCGGGAGGTGCGGTAATAGTATTTAGAGGTGTGCTCAGCGCGATAGTCTTTGTTCTCGTACTCCCCATAATGATCCTCTTCTTCAAAGAGTTCCTTGTAGGTCCTGTGGTGCGGCCTCTGGGTAGATATTTGATTGTGCTCTATGCGGTGATGTTTTCTCTTCTCCTTTTGGCTCTTTTCAGGCCAGGTGGAATGAAACGACATCTTCTCATGTTTGACTCCTACCTCAGGATAAAACGGATTGTGAGGACCGATCGGTTTGAAAGGTTCTACATGAAACTCTTTGAACAGATCGAAGAGTTCAGAAAGAGCGCGAGAGACTACTTCGGTCGCAGGAAGGCGCTGCTTGGAGCCGCGTTTCTTCTCTCGTGTGGGGCAGTGGTCTTGAATGCTTCTATTGCTCCTGCGATTCTCTATGGACTGGGCCAGACACCTTCTGTCGCGGCTTCATTCATTCTGGCAGTTCTTCTTCTATACATACTTGCCTTTGTTCCTACCCCTGGCGCGAGCGGGTTTGCTGAGGTTGGAGCATATTCCTTGTTCTTCTTTTTGATTGAAAGGAACCTTTTGGGCGTTTTTGTCCTGCTGTGGAGGTTCTTCACTCTCTATTTGGGAGCTTTTCTGGGCGGCGTTCTTCTTTTGAGGATGCTGAGAGGAGGGGTTAGTGTCGGCTCAGTCTTCTCGCAATCATCGCAGACCAGAGGCTAA
- a CDS encoding HEAT repeat domain-containing protein, translating into MDGCHGIFNKRKMEQREKKLSEFSSAQVMSVLEKEYSRHGKFTSGEKPPHPSLEDALDAVSSNVRLAAVSELERRKEKKSLALLKSALSDWYVPVRAAAIKALEAMGDTSAKERFISDANCDSFRVRFEALRVLAQLKDASLRPVFAKAMQSEDARISTLASEAMFSLGERDGLRSLISKLANGNSEEKVEAAGFLATIEDPEAQRAVGDFLNSNDVPSSLKETVSSNLRRARKGKH; encoded by the coding sequence GTGGATGGATGTCATGGTATATTCAATAAACGGAAAATGGAACAGCGCGAGAAGAAATTGAGTGAATTCAGTTCGGCACAGGTGATGTCTGTGCTGGAAAAAGAGTACTCCAGGCACGGGAAGTTTACCTCTGGCGAGAAACCACCACATCCGTCGCTGGAGGATGCGCTTGACGCTGTCTCGTCAAACGTGAGGCTTGCAGCCGTGAGTGAGCTTGAGAGGAGAAAAGAAAAGAAAAGCCTGGCCTTATTGAAATCCGCGCTCTCAGATTGGTACGTACCTGTGCGTGCAGCAGCCATCAAGGCTCTGGAGGCCATGGGTGACACTTCGGCCAAAGAGAGGTTCATATCTGATGCTAACTGTGACAGTTTCAGGGTCAGATTCGAGGCGCTGAGAGTTCTTGCGCAGCTCAAAGACGCGTCTCTCCGTCCGGTCTTCGCCAAGGCCATGCAATCCGAGGACGCAAGAATAAGTACTCTCGCTTCTGAAGCAATGTTCTCCCTGGGAGAAAGGGACGGATTGAGATCACTCATCTCCAAACTGGCAAATGGAAACTCTGAGGAAAAGGTAGAGGCGGCCGGCTTTTTGGCGACCATAGAAGATCCCGAGGCCCAAAGAGCAGTAGGAGATTTTCTCAATTCAAACGACGTCCCATCATCTTTGAAAGAGACGGTTTCCTCAAACCTGAGAAGAGCAAGAAAGGGGAAGCACTAA
- a CDS encoding redox-sensing transcriptional repressor Rex, translated as MHKREQQVKISDPGVVRLAEYYRVVSNLRPSQRGYVSSRELGKITGHSAAQVRRDLSCFGSFGSPGVGYEVADLMRQLSRILGKDKDKKVLLVGVGHLGSALHGYNRLRIEGFHVVALFDNDKRKIGKKMASTVIRPMDHLREVAVKEGIDIGILTVPASSAQQVADQLIECGIKAILNFAPTTVSVPKNIMVENVDLSIKLDKLSYKIGCSL; from the coding sequence ATGCACAAACGTGAACAGCAGGTGAAGATAAGTGACCCGGGAGTGGTCAGGCTGGCTGAATACTATCGAGTAGTCTCCAATTTGAGACCCTCTCAGAGGGGCTATGTGTCTTCTCGGGAGCTCGGCAAAATCACCGGCCACTCTGCTGCTCAAGTGAGAAGAGACCTGTCCTGCTTCGGGTCTTTCGGCAGCCCAGGTGTGGGATACGAGGTTGCCGACCTGATGCGTCAACTGAGTAGAATTCTTGGCAAGGATAAGGACAAGAAGGTCCTGCTCGTGGGTGTGGGGCACCTCGGAAGTGCCCTGCACGGATACAACAGGCTCAGAATAGAGGGTTTCCACGTTGTGGCTCTGTTCGACAATGACAAACGCAAGATCGGGAAAAAGATGGCATCGACAGTCATAAGACCTATGGATCACCTCAGAGAAGTGGCAGTCAAGGAGGGAATCGATATAGGGATATTGACCGTGCCGGCTTCGTCTGCACAGCAGGTCGCAGATCAACTCATAGAGTGTGGTATTAAAGCCATCCTCAACTTCGCTCCAACCACAGTTTCTGTCCCAAAGAACATCATGGTAGAAAATGTGGATCTTTCCATAAAGCTTGACAAACTGTCTTACAAGATAGGGTGCTCTCTTTGA
- a CDS encoding sigma-54-dependent Fis family transcriptional regulator, whose protein sequence is MIRESNLLDFSGLISKSPKMESIFDLIDKVAATASTVLIIGETGSGKELVARSIHTKSNRIDEPFITINCAALSETLLESELFGHERGAFTGAFSRKHGLFEVAHGGTIFLDEIVEMSPMVQTKLLRVLETRSFRRVGGTDTIKVDVRLLVASQEDLREAVLKGTFRNDLYYRLSTITVMIPPLRERKGDIPYLTDHFLDKLAEAHDKPRATVSQDVLDIFSTYGWPGNVRELENVMERAFVLSSNGVLTVDDLPAKFRTMERVRTVDGLPSLEDVKKKHVLTVLKTVRGNKTKAARILGVDRKTLYRMMRNWKIELNVE, encoded by the coding sequence ATGATACGCGAAAGCAATCTACTCGATTTCTCGGGACTGATTAGCAAAAGCCCGAAGATGGAGTCTATCTTCGATCTCATAGACAAGGTTGCGGCTACGGCATCGACCGTACTGATCATAGGTGAAACCGGCAGTGGTAAGGAATTGGTGGCAAGGTCGATTCACACAAAGAGCAACAGGATAGATGAGCCCTTCATCACAATAAACTGCGCTGCCCTATCTGAGACTCTTCTTGAGAGTGAGCTTTTTGGGCACGAACGTGGAGCTTTCACAGGCGCATTCTCAAGGAAACACGGTCTTTTTGAGGTGGCTCATGGTGGGACCATCTTTCTTGACGAGATTGTGGAGATGTCACCAATGGTTCAAACGAAACTTCTTAGGGTTCTTGAGACAAGAAGCTTCAGGAGGGTCGGTGGAACTGACACGATCAAGGTGGATGTGAGACTGCTTGTGGCCTCTCAGGAAGATCTGAGAGAAGCGGTTCTCAAAGGTACATTCAGAAACGATCTCTACTATCGGCTTTCTACCATTACTGTAATGATTCCGCCTTTGAGAGAGAGGAAAGGGGACATACCGTATCTCACCGACCATTTCCTGGACAAGCTAGCAGAGGCGCACGATAAGCCCCGGGCCACAGTCTCACAGGATGTCCTGGACATCTTTTCCACATACGGTTGGCCCGGAAATGTGAGAGAGCTGGAAAACGTGATGGAGCGGGCATTTGTCCTTTCAAGTAATGGCGTGCTTACTGTGGACGACCTTCCAGCAAAGTTTAGGACAATGGAAAGGGTGAGAACGGTGGACGGGCTTCCTTCACTCGAGGACGTCAAGAAGAAACATGTCCTCACCGTGCTCAAAACTGTCCGAGGGAACAAAACCAAGGCCGCTCGTATTCTCGGTGTGGACAGGAAGACCCTTTATAGAATGATGAGAAACTGGAAGATAGAACTGAATGTCGAATAG
- a CDS encoding D-cysteine desulfhydrase family protein — translation MNYPPSISLALLPTRIEKLPRLAAELKEVELFLKRDDLTGCLNSGNKIRKLEFVLADALNQEADTLITCGGIQSNHSRATASVAARYGLQCILFLKGKETTSVEGNLLLDRLLGAQINVISEEEYIEIDHIMSSEAERLRSMGRKPYVIPEGASNWLGAMGYVRAAEEIRNQLDAARITVDFIVFACGSGGTHAGLLIGKKIFGLKARLLAVNVCQTPQHFIEKIYGICLEANSKLSLGLSFKKEEIEVVGGYVGDGYAKPYPQVIELINRVARTEGIVLDPVYTGKAMYGLLDLVSNGRIPRKSRVLFIHTGGIFSLFAYTEDLFPA, via the coding sequence ATGAACTACCCACCCTCCATATCCCTTGCTCTTCTTCCTACCAGAATTGAAAAGCTTCCACGATTGGCGGCCGAGCTGAAAGAGGTCGAACTATTCCTGAAGCGGGACGACCTGACCGGCTGTCTCAACTCAGGAAACAAGATAAGGAAACTGGAGTTCGTCCTGGCTGATGCCCTGAATCAGGAAGCAGATACCCTGATCACATGCGGAGGAATTCAGTCGAACCACTCCAGAGCAACCGCCTCAGTGGCAGCCAGATATGGTCTTCAGTGCATCCTTTTCTTGAAAGGAAAGGAAACCACATCTGTAGAAGGCAACCTTTTGCTGGATAGACTATTAGGAGCTCAGATTAATGTAATATCTGAAGAAGAATACATAGAAATTGACCACATCATGTCTAGTGAGGCGGAAAGGCTCCGTTCCATGGGCAGAAAACCGTATGTCATTCCTGAGGGAGCATCAAACTGGCTGGGTGCAATGGGCTATGTGAGGGCCGCTGAGGAGATCAGGAACCAGTTGGATGCTGCCAGGATTACTGTTGATTTCATCGTCTTCGCCTGCGGGTCAGGAGGAACCCACGCAGGGCTTTTGATAGGAAAAAAAATCTTCGGCCTGAAGGCCAGACTTCTGGCCGTCAATGTCTGCCAGACTCCTCAGCATTTCATAGAAAAGATATATGGAATCTGCCTTGAAGCCAATTCCAAGCTCAGTCTTGGACTTTCGTTCAAAAAGGAAGAGATAGAAGTGGTGGGAGGCTATGTTGGAGACGGCTATGCCAAACCCTATCCCCAGGTGATAGAACTCATAAACAGAGTGGCCCGGACTGAAGGGATAGTCCTTGACCCTGTATACACCGGGAAAGCCATGTACGGCTTACTGGACCTAGTATCAAATGGGAGGATTCCCAGAAAAAGCCGCGTGCTCTTCATACACACCGGGGGAATATTTTCCCTGTTTGCTTACACAGAAGATCTCTTCCCCGCCTGA
- a CDS encoding radical SAM protein, which yields MVAAVKNTSKKVSVNAILFLVNSLVQNESMRKFILKNIEHRMYLDLIKENPYGRPAKVQEEKFWMGRALLHRIHVALSKGHISKEASNALLKVFLGNVFFGGFYSRKKFVEEHGFRPPLFITISPTILCNLRCAGCYADAGASRATIPFHILDRIISDAKESWGMHFFVISGGEPFIYKSEGKTFLDLAEKHTDCYFMSYTNGTLIDNRMAERLAGLGNITPAISVEGFEKETDERRGKGTYQKIIRAMSNLRTVGVPFGISVTITKDNVDLAMSDEFIDFYFEEQGAAYGWIFHYMPIGRGITLSRMVSPEQRVGMISREWELIRDRRIFLADFWTSGTSSDGCISAARAGGYFHINWNGDVTPCVFAPYTQHNVVDVYESGGSLDEVIQSPLFKAIRKWQDDYAYERKPWEHGNLLTQCPIRDHHKEFRKIVVTTGAKPADEAARECLEDESYMRGMDAYDQKMSRLTDRRWQREYLDPELRP from the coding sequence ATGGTTGCTGCAGTGAAGAATACGTCCAAGAAGGTGTCAGTCAATGCGATCCTGTTCCTCGTGAATTCCCTGGTTCAAAACGAGAGCATGAGAAAGTTTATATTGAAGAATATTGAGCACAGGATGTACCTTGATCTGATAAAGGAAAATCCTTACGGGCGGCCCGCCAAGGTGCAGGAGGAGAAGTTCTGGATGGGTAGAGCACTTCTCCATAGGATTCACGTAGCTCTGAGCAAGGGACACATCTCTAAGGAAGCTTCCAATGCCTTGCTCAAGGTTTTTCTCGGTAATGTCTTCTTCGGAGGCTTCTATAGCAGGAAAAAGTTCGTTGAGGAACACGGATTCAGGCCACCGCTGTTTATTACCATAAGTCCGACCATACTATGCAACCTGAGGTGTGCCGGTTGCTACGCAGATGCCGGCGCAAGTAGAGCCACCATTCCTTTCCACATACTTGATAGAATAATCTCTGATGCGAAAGAATCGTGGGGGATGCACTTTTTTGTCATATCTGGTGGTGAGCCCTTCATTTACAAGAGCGAAGGGAAGACATTTCTGGATCTGGCTGAAAAACACACCGATTGCTATTTCATGTCGTATACCAATGGTACTCTCATAGACAATAGGATGGCTGAGAGGCTGGCCGGACTGGGAAACATCACTCCCGCAATCAGTGTTGAGGGCTTTGAAAAGGAGACCGATGAGAGAAGGGGCAAAGGGACCTACCAGAAGATAATAAGGGCCATGTCCAATCTGAGAACGGTTGGAGTTCCTTTTGGCATCTCTGTCACCATAACCAAGGACAATGTTGACCTGGCGATGAGCGATGAGTTCATAGACTTCTATTTTGAGGAGCAGGGAGCGGCTTACGGCTGGATATTCCACTACATGCCCATAGGTAGAGGCATAACCCTCTCGCGCATGGTGTCGCCAGAACAGAGGGTCGGGATGATAAGTAGGGAGTGGGAATTGATCAGGGATAGAAGGATTTTTCTGGCAGATTTCTGGACTAGCGGCACCTCCTCTGACGGCTGCATCTCCGCTGCGAGGGCCGGTGGCTATTTCCACATAAACTGGAATGGAGACGTTACTCCTTGCGTCTTCGCGCCATACACGCAGCACAACGTTGTTGATGTCTATGAAAGCGGAGGGAGTCTCGACGAGGTGATTCAATCGCCACTTTTCAAGGCGATAAGGAAATGGCAGGATGATTATGCGTATGAAAGGAAACCCTGGGAACACGGAAATCTTCTAACGCAGTGCCCCATAAGAGACCACCACAAGGAGTTCAGGAAGATAGTTGTCACAACAGGCGCAAAGCCGGCCGATGAAGCTGCGAGAGAGTGTCTTGAGGATGAGAGCTATATGAGAGGCATGGATGCGTATGACCAAAAGATGAGCAGGCTTACAGACCGGCGCTGGCAGAGAGAGTATCTGGATCCGGAACTGAGACCCTGA
- a CDS encoding molybdopterin molybdotransferase MoeA, whose protein sequence is MLSVQEAQNWILQAVNRMEPHTVHIADALRCVLAQDIVSPADVPPFDNSAMDGYAVRSVDTAKARSTSPVRLTIKATVRAGDRLSFGIEKGECSKIMTGAEIPDGTDSVVMIEDVEAKENQIFVRIPVPKGKHIRRKGEDIRRSEVVLKSGTLLRPPEIGVLASLGLAHISVVRRPVVALATTGDELVEIDEPLSPGKIRDSNRYSLRALIMETGCTPLELGIIPDKREEMENTFKEALQKSDLLMTTGGVSMGQYDLVRDVLSSIGKYEFWKVNMKPGKPLAFGTADGKPIFGLPGNPVSCMVCFELFARPALMKMRGEKKFFKEKLSATATCPIDKQKGRAEFKRGKVRREEDTLVVDVTGPQGSGILTSMVKANCLVYLPEEVGPISTGEKVSVIPL, encoded by the coding sequence ATGCTGTCAGTACAAGAGGCGCAGAATTGGATCCTACAGGCCGTGAACAGAATGGAGCCTCATACTGTCCACATAGCCGATGCTCTCAGGTGTGTCCTCGCTCAGGACATTGTTTCTCCTGCTGACGTTCCACCCTTTGACAACTCGGCTATGGATGGCTACGCCGTGCGCTCGGTAGATACGGCCAAAGCCAGGAGCACCAGCCCTGTCCGCCTGACTATAAAAGCGACAGTCAGAGCAGGCGACAGACTCTCCTTTGGAATTGAGAAGGGGGAATGTTCAAAGATAATGACCGGAGCTGAAATCCCTGACGGTACCGACTCCGTGGTAATGATAGAAGATGTCGAAGCAAAAGAAAACCAAATCTTTGTCAGAATCCCGGTTCCAAAGGGAAAACACATAAGAAGGAAGGGTGAAGACATAAGGCGATCCGAGGTTGTTTTGAAATCCGGGACTCTGCTTAGACCACCAGAGATCGGAGTACTCGCATCTCTGGGGCTAGCCCATATCAGCGTCGTCAGAAGGCCTGTCGTGGCTCTGGCAACCACTGGAGACGAGCTTGTGGAAATTGATGAACCACTTTCGCCTGGCAAGATAAGGGACAGCAACAGATACTCTCTGCGCGCACTCATCATGGAGACTGGCTGTACCCCTCTCGAGCTGGGCATTATTCCGGACAAACGTGAGGAGATGGAAAATACATTTAAAGAAGCTTTGCAGAAGAGCGACCTGCTTATGACAACTGGTGGAGTATCCATGGGTCAATACGACCTCGTCAGGGACGTCCTATCATCCATTGGCAAGTATGAATTCTGGAAGGTGAACATGAAACCTGGCAAGCCTCTCGCTTTCGGCACTGCCGATGGGAAACCAATCTTTGGCTTGCCTGGGAACCCGGTATCCTGCATGGTCTGTTTCGAGCTGTTCGCAAGACCTGCTCTCATGAAAATGAGGGGCGAGAAGAAGTTTTTCAAAGAAAAACTGAGCGCAACAGCCACCTGTCCAATAGACAAGCAGAAAGGAAGGGCGGAGTTCAAGAGGGGAAAGGTGCGGCGTGAGGAGGACACTCTCGTGGTGGACGTGACGGGTCCTCAGGGCTCAGGAATTCTTACCTCCATGGTAAAAGCCAATTGCCTGGTCTATCTCCCCGAAGAAGTAGGGCCGATCTCAACTGGCGAGAAGGTCAGTGTGATTCCTCTATAA
- a CDS encoding aminotransferase class V-fold PLP-dependent enzyme: MGKKRKISCLSEYRNEFPHTESCIYFNHASRSPMPKRSLQAMYAFLEKSVKSGEEIDDEAFEVLAETRRDLAKLLGCSQSEIALLPNTGMGINLAAHGIHFKEGESVVLAVNEFPSNYYPWANLKSKGVQIQFAELERGCVTPQTIEAAIDDTTKAVSLSMVDYSRGYRPDLKAIGELCKRKKVTLVVDGMQSVGVMDFDVKDYEIDVLACGGGKWLMGPQGAGFAYISEKTQDWLKPAFTTWLSVMSSFDFENLLTRRFDPFPGARKFELGTYPYADYYALRESLKLILEIGIDEIWRSSSLSCQLLLDYLGTSRYEILSSTDDARRSSIVAFTCKDVDKLYNRLKEKNFILSKREGAIRVSFHFYNTEEEVRHLIDELTQNG, encoded by the coding sequence ATGGGAAAAAAGAGGAAAATATCCTGTCTCTCCGAATATAGAAATGAATTTCCGCATACAGAGTCATGCATCTATTTCAATCACGCCAGCCGCTCCCCCATGCCCAAGCGGTCTCTCCAGGCCATGTATGCCTTCCTCGAAAAGAGCGTAAAGAGCGGTGAAGAGATAGACGACGAAGCCTTTGAGGTACTGGCTGAAACAAGAAGAGACCTTGCAAAACTTCTTGGTTGCTCGCAGTCTGAGATTGCATTACTTCCCAATACGGGCATGGGTATCAATCTCGCTGCTCATGGCATTCATTTCAAAGAAGGAGAGAGCGTAGTTCTCGCTGTTAATGAGTTCCCCTCCAACTACTATCCCTGGGCAAACCTCAAGTCCAAAGGGGTGCAGATACAGTTTGCGGAGCTGGAGAGAGGCTGCGTCACTCCTCAGACAATAGAGGCGGCAATTGATGATACGACCAAGGCGGTATCGCTGAGCATGGTTGACTACTCAAGAGGTTACAGACCTGATCTGAAGGCCATAGGAGAACTCTGCAAGAGAAAGAAAGTGACACTGGTCGTAGACGGCATGCAATCTGTCGGAGTGATGGACTTTGATGTGAAGGATTATGAAATAGATGTGCTCGCCTGTGGTGGAGGTAAATGGCTGATGGGACCTCAGGGGGCCGGTTTCGCTTACATAAGCGAGAAGACTCAAGACTGGCTGAAGCCAGCATTCACCACCTGGCTGTCTGTTATGAGCAGCTTCGACTTCGAGAACCTGCTGACCAGAAGGTTCGACCCATTTCCAGGAGCGAGGAAGTTTGAACTGGGGACGTACCCTTATGCAGACTACTATGCGCTTAGAGAATCTCTGAAGCTGATCCTTGAGATCGGCATAGATGAGATTTGGAGGTCCTCAAGTCTCTCCTGCCAGTTGCTGCTCGATTATCTTGGGACAAGCCGCTACGAGATCTTGAGCTCTACTGACGATGCCAGGCGGTCAAGCATTGTTGCCTTCACCTGTAAAGACGTGGATAAACTCTACAACAGACTGAAAGAGAAGAACTTCATCCTCTCCAAGAGAGAAGGCGCCATCCGAGTTTCCTTCCACTTCTACAACACAGAAGAAGAAGTGCGACATCTGATAGACGAACTTACGCAAAATGGCTAG
- a CDS encoding polyprenyl synthetase family protein gives MPELESIYRPIENDLNKVESMLAVIARQIDSDLAEALSDALSPKGKRLRPALLILSSRLGSGRADVSRLAAAVELVHSAALLHDDLVDHAETRRGSVAASRRLGHSGALVLGNYLYSKAFELMPNSNGLRQQLSTATSMMCSGEAHELARRGDLRSGLGDYIQMAGKKTASLTSACCSIGAVSGCADSEVCCSLAAYGLLLGLAYQIRDDCLDLRCEKGTTGKSCYKDFAERNATLPLTVALPSMNEKEKRRASSMFKGREKMDTTWLVETLERYDGIQKSMALAEEFSRRAAMSLEAIPDSETKESLRLLTAYCVERNS, from the coding sequence ATGCCTGAGCTGGAATCCATTTACAGGCCAATCGAGAATGACCTGAACAAAGTCGAATCCATGCTTGCCGTTATTGCCCGGCAGATCGATTCAGACCTTGCTGAAGCCCTCAGCGATGCGCTCTCTCCAAAGGGAAAGAGGTTGAGACCAGCGCTCCTTATCCTTTCATCAAGATTGGGCAGTGGTAGAGCCGATGTCTCTCGGCTTGCCGCGGCAGTGGAACTTGTCCATTCTGCTGCATTACTCCATGATGACCTTGTTGACCATGCTGAGACAAGAAGGGGAAGTGTGGCTGCCAGTAGGAGACTGGGGCATAGCGGTGCCCTGGTGCTGGGCAACTACCTCTACTCAAAAGCCTTTGAACTGATGCCCAACTCAAACGGTCTAAGGCAGCAACTATCTACGGCGACTTCAATGATGTGTTCTGGCGAGGCCCACGAACTGGCCAGAAGGGGTGACCTCAGATCTGGATTGGGCGACTACATACAGATGGCGGGCAAAAAGACAGCATCTCTAACGTCAGCCTGTTGTTCAATCGGAGCAGTCTCGGGGTGTGCTGACTCCGAGGTCTGCTGCTCACTTGCAGCTTACGGCCTCTTGCTTGGACTGGCCTATCAGATAAGGGACGATTGCCTGGATCTAAGATGTGAGAAAGGGACTACGGGAAAGAGTTGCTACAAGGATTTTGCAGAAAGAAACGCGACCCTCCCTCTCACAGTCGCCCTTCCATCGATGAATGAAAAAGAGAAGAGAAGGGCCTCATCAATGTTCAAGGGAAGGGAGAAGATGGACACGACATGGCTTGTTGAAACTCTTGAAAGATACGATGGCATCCAGAAATCTATGGCGTTGGCAGAGGAGTTTTCAAGGAGAGCAGCAATGAGCCTTGAAGCCATACCAGATTCAGAAACCAAAGAGAGCCTCCGGCTCCTTACCGCATACTGTGTGGAAAGGAACAGCTGA